One segment of Pan paniscus chromosome 20, NHGRI_mPanPan1-v2.0_pri, whole genome shotgun sequence DNA contains the following:
- the SYNGR4 gene encoding synaptogyrin-4, which translates to MHIPKSLQELANSEAVQFLRRPKTITRVFEGVFSLIVFSSLLTDGYQNKMESPQLHCILNSNSVACSFAVGAGFLAFLSCLAFLVLDTQETCIADTRFKTAFQLLDFILAVLWAVVWFMGFCFLANQWQHSPPKEFLLGSSSAQAAIAFTFFSILVWIFQAYLAFQDLRNDAPVPYKRSLDEGSMVLTTLPLPSANSPVNMPTTGPNSLSYASSALSPCLTAPKAPRLAMMPDN; encoded by the exons ATGCACATCCCCAAAAGCCTCCAGGAGCTGGCCAACAGCGAAGCCGTGCAGTTTCTGAGAAGGCCCAAGACCATCACGCGGGTCTTCGAAGGG GTCTTCTCCCTGATCGTCTTCTCCTCCCTGCTGACCGACGGCTACCAGAACAAGATGGAGTCTCCGCAGCTCCACTGCATTCTCAACAGCAACAGCGTGGCCTGCAGCTTTGCCGTGGGAGCCGGTTTCCTGGCCTTCCTCAGCTGCCTGGCCTTCCTCGTCCTGGACACACAGGAGACCTGCATTGCCGACACCCGCTTCAAGACAGCCTTCCAGCTCCTGGACTTCATCCTGGCTG TTCTCTGGGCAGTTGTCTGGTTCATGGGTTTCTGCTTCCTGGCCAACCAATGGCAGCATTCGCCGCCCAAAGAGTTCCTCCTGGGGAGCAGCAGTGCCCAGGCGGCCATCGCCTTCACCTTCTTCTCCATCCTTGTCTGG ATATTCCAGGCCTACCTGGCATTCCAGGACCTCCGAAATGATGCTCCAGTCCCTTACAAGCGCTCCCTGGATGAGGGCAGCATGGTGCTGACCaccctccccttgccctctgcCAACAGCCCTGTGAACATGCCCACCACTGGCCCCAACAGCCTGAGTTATGCTAGCTCTGCCCTGTCCCCCTGTCTGACCGCTCCAAAGGCCCCCCGGCTCGCTATGATGCCTGACAACTAA
- the KDELR1 gene encoding ER lumen protein-retaining receptor 1, whose amino-acid sequence MNLFRFLGDLSHLLAIILLLLKIWKSRSCAGISGKSQVLFAVVFTARYLDLFTNYISLYNTCMKVVYIACSFTTVWLIYSKFKATYDGNHDTFRVEFLVVPTAILAFLVNHDFTPLEILWTFSIYLESVAILPQLFMVSKTGEAETITSHYLFALGVYRTLYLFNWIWRYHFEGFFDLIAIVAGLVQTVLYCDFFYLYITKVLKGKKLSLPA is encoded by the exons ATGAATCTCTTCCGATTCCTGGGAGACCTCTCCCACCTCCTCGCCAtcatcttgctgctgctcaaaaTCTGGAAGTCCCGCTCGTGCGCCG GAATTTCAGGGAAGAGCCAGGTCCTGTTTGCTGTGGTATTCACTGCCCGATATCTGGACCTCTTCACCAACTACATCTCACTCTACAACACGTGTATGAAG GTGGTCTACATAGCCTGCTCCTTCACCACGGTCTGGTTGATTTATAGCAAGTTCAAAGCTACTTACGATGGGAACCATGACACGTTCAGAGTGGAGTTCCTGGTCGTTCCCACAGCCATTCTGGCGTTCCTGGTCAATCATGACTTCACCCCTCTGGAG ATACTCTGGACCTTCTCCATCTACCTGGAGTCAGTGGCCATCTTGCCGCAGCTGTTCATGGTGAGCAAGACCGGCGAGGCGGAGACCATCACCAGCCACTACTTGTTTGCGCTAGGCGTTTACCGCACGCTCTATCTCTTCAACTGGATCTGGCGCTACCATTTCGAGGGCTTCTTCGACCTCATCGCCATTGTGGCAGGCCTGGTCCAGACAGTCCTCTACTGCGATTTCTTCTACCTCTATATCACCAAAG TCCTAAAGGGGAAGAAGTTGAGTTTGCCGGCATAG